One window of the Lactobacillus sp. PV034 genome contains the following:
- a CDS encoding Rgg/GadR/MutR family transcriptional regulator — protein MFGEKFKEIHKEQNISLATAAENVTTVSTLSRWENGQTNIKFEQMIELLNNIHFSLLEFISITIITPHTPFVNQINSALNFNSDLELRQLSLKWIKIYQASHQTTDLLNAATACSFYLNLTSKNIFPHHYLNDLIEVFSNVNYWSHYYIINFGNSLMLLPPKNIYGFALLIINNLSEIKKGGFEYFIDTMDTLLNAAQMLIYFAPDYAIKLFNKLNNIQLTNYSMYIKVRRQFLNQLLHYKLTKDSTSLSKLLSALTTLGMNSMVQMFNEAYTRIKSEK, from the coding sequence ATGTTTGGTGAAAAATTTAAAGAAATTCATAAAGAGCAAAATATTTCTTTAGCCACAGCTGCAGAAAATGTAACTACCGTATCTACACTCTCTCGTTGGGAAAACGGTCAAACTAATATAAAATTCGAACAAATGATTGAGCTTTTAAATAATATTCATTTTTCTTTGCTTGAATTTATATCTATTACTATCATTACTCCTCACACTCCCTTTGTTAACCAAATAAATAGTGCTCTCAATTTCAATAGCGATCTTGAATTGCGACAGTTAAGTTTAAAATGGATAAAAATTTATCAAGCTTCTCATCAAACTACTGATCTTTTAAATGCGGCAACTGCTTGTTCCTTTTATTTAAATTTGACTTCTAAGAACATATTTCCTCATCACTATCTCAATGATTTAATTGAGGTATTTTCAAATGTAAACTATTGGAGTCATTATTATATTATTAATTTTGGAAATTCACTTATGTTGCTACCACCTAAGAATATCTATGGTTTTGCACTATTAATTATTAATAATCTCTCAGAAATTAAAAAGGGCGGCTTTGAATATTTTATAGATACTATGGATACTTTATTAAATGCAGCTCAAATGCTTATTTATTTTGCTCCTGATTATGCAATAAAATTATTTAATAAACTCAATAATATTCAACTTACCAATTATTCCATGTATATAAAAGTTCGTAGACAATTTTTAAATCAACTCCTCCACTATAAATTAACTAAAGATTCAACTTCTCTTTCAAAACTATTATCCGCATTAACTACGTTAGGAATGAATTCTATGGTTCAAATGTTTAATGAAGCTTATACTAGAATTAAATCAGAGAAGTAG